A window of Thunnus thynnus chromosome 17, fThuThy2.1, whole genome shotgun sequence contains these coding sequences:
- the tubb4bl gene encoding tubulin beta-4B chain encodes MREIVHLQAGQCGNQIGAKFWEVISDEHGIDPTGTYHGDSDLQLDRISVYYNEATGGKYVPRAILVDLEPGTMDSVRSGPFGQIFRPDNFVFGQSGAGNNWAKGHYTEGAELVDSVLDVVRKEAESCDCLQGFQLTHSLGGGTGSGMGTLLISKIREEYPDRIMNTFSVVPSPKVSDTVVEPYNATLSVHQLVENTDETYCIDNEALYDICFRTLKLTTPTYGDLNHLVSATMSGVTTCLRFPGQLNADLRKLAVNMVPFPRLHFFMPGFAPLTSRGSQQYRALSVPELTQQMFDAKNMMAACDPRHGRYLTVAAVFRGRMSMKEVDEQMLNVQNKNSSYFVEWIPNNVKTAVCDIPPRGLKMAATFIGNSTAIQELFKRISEQFTAMFRRKAFLHWYTGEGMDEMEFTEAESNMNDLVSEYQQYQDATAEEGEFEEEGEEEVA; translated from the exons TTCTGGGAGGTGATCAGTGATGAGCATGGCATTGATCCCACTGGTACCTACCACGGAGACAGCGATCTGCAGCTAGACAGGATCAGCGTCTACTACAATGAGGCCACAG GTGGAAAGTATGTACCCCGAGCCATCCTGGTGGACCTGGAGCCAGGTACAATGGATTCAGTCAGGTCCGGTCCCTTCGGGCAGATCTTCAGACCCGACAACTTTGTTTTTG GCCAGAGTGGAGCTGGAAACAACTGGGCAAAGGGCCACTACACTGAGGGAGCCGAGCTTGTGGACTCCGTCCTGGACGTAGTGAGGAAAGAGGCTGAGAGCTGCGATTGCCTGCAGGGCTTTCAGCTTACTCACTCCCTGGGTGGTGGTACTGGCTCCGGCATGGGCACCCTGCTCATCAGCAAAATCCGCGAGGAATACCCTGATCGCATCATGAACACCTTCAGCGTGGTGCCTTCTCCTAAGGTGTCTGACACAGTTGTGGAGCCCTACAACGCTACCCTCTCTGTCCACCAGCTGGTAGAGAACACAGATGAGACCTACTGCATTGACAATGAAGCTCTCTATGATATCTGCTTCCGCACACTCAAACTCACCACCCCCACCTACGGAGATCTCAACCATTTGGTGTCCGCCACCATGAGCGGGGTGACTACCTGTCTGCGTTTCCCCGGCCAGCTCAACGCTGATCTCCGTAAACTTGCTGTCAACATGGTGCCCTTCCCACGTCTGCACTTCTTCATGCCAGGTTTTGCCCCCCTCACCAGCAGGGGCAGCCAGCAGTATCGTGCTCTGTCTGTGCCCGAGCTCACCCAGCAGATGTTTGATGCCAAAAACATGATGGCCGCCTGCGACCCACGTCACGGCCGCTACCTCACAGTGGCTGCTGTGTTCAGGGGACGCATGTCCATGAAGGAGGTGGACGAGCAGATGTTGAATGTGCAGAATAAGAACAGCAGCTACTTTGTCGAATGGATCCCTAACAATGTGAAGACCGCCGTCTGTGACATCCCACCACGTGGCCTCAAAATGGCTGCCACTTTCATCGGCAATAGCACAGCCATCCAGGAGCTGTTCAAGCGTATTTCCGAGCAGTTCACCGCCATGTTCCGTCGTAAGGCTTTCCTCCACTGGTACACCGGTGAGGGCATGGATGAGATGGAGTTCACCGAGGCGGAGAGCAACATGAACGACCTGGTGTCAGAGTACCAGCAATACCAGGACGCCACTGCTGAGGAGGGCGAGtttgaggaggagggagaggaggaagtcGCCTAA